One genomic window of Sphingobacterium oryzagri includes the following:
- a CDS encoding FtsK/SpoIIIE family DNA translocase, protein MSNKGNSFKNSSGSSSTRRATRTSGNTSQVKKERFKSLENINFSEGQRKALKILGIFLIFLSFIMAVSFVSYLFTWKQDQSYIAETNGGWSTLFNSAQEIADEGVELPVVENKLGKLGALLANQFIYEWFGVASFLFALVFFISGYKFLYRKSLLPVWKTLLYSSVSILFLSITFGFFQDFLTDAPHILEGKFGYWTNQLLKAQIGSTGIAALLIFAYLTALIMVYNLDLKWTWSSRRSHEEEDFEDDEDNFDSFARNTAMTSTPQKQTLAANKRAPYTDDDNAAEEEAAVYIPPVQQNRVNEIASTAPTTLVNTQHPIVEEEDDEDDDSEAFEFTLAPTLPEDNEIPLSVDTPVVEAETAAAVPDGPELSVAKVVEEKEITANDLVAQFGEYDPKLDLSGYQYPTLDLLKDYGTGKITINQQELEANKNRIVETLRNYNIEIEHIKATIGPTVTLYEIIPKPGVRISKIKNLEDDIALSLAALGIRIIAPMPGKGTIGIEVPNSSPEMVSMRSVLATEKFQKTDMDLPIALGKTISNEVYIADLSKMPHLLVAGATGQGKSVGINAILTSLLYKKHPAELKFVMVDPKKVELSLFKTIERHFLAKLPNEEEAIITDTKKVINTLNSLCIEMDQRYDLLKNAQVRNLKEYNVKFVNRRLNPEEGHRFLPFIVLVVDEFADLMMTAGKEVETPIARLAQLARAVGIHLVIATQRPSVNIITGTIKANFPARLAFRVLSKVDSRTILDTGGADQLIGRGDMLLATGSDLTRIQCAFVDTPEVDKISEFIGSQRGYPSAFLLPEYIDENGEGSGSLDFDMNDRDQLFEDAARLIVMHQQGSTSLIQRKLKLGYNRAGRIIDQLEAAGIVGPFEGSKAREVLYPDEYSLEQYLDTLRKRD, encoded by the coding sequence ATGTCAAATAAAGGAAATTCGTTTAAAAATTCCAGTGGTAGCAGCAGTACGAGGCGAGCGACAAGAACTAGTGGAAACACGTCACAGGTTAAAAAAGAGCGCTTTAAATCGCTTGAAAACATCAATTTTTCAGAGGGACAGCGCAAAGCTTTAAAGATATTGGGTATATTTCTTATTTTTTTATCCTTTATCATGGCTGTATCTTTCGTTTCCTATTTATTTACCTGGAAGCAAGATCAAAGCTATATTGCTGAAACCAATGGCGGATGGTCGACCTTATTTAACAGTGCTCAGGAAATCGCCGATGAAGGTGTTGAGCTGCCTGTTGTGGAAAATAAGCTTGGTAAGCTGGGCGCTTTACTCGCTAATCAGTTTATATACGAATGGTTTGGCGTTGCATCTTTTCTTTTTGCGCTGGTTTTCTTTATTAGCGGATATAAATTTCTATACAGGAAATCGCTGTTGCCGGTTTGGAAAACGTTACTGTATTCATCGGTGAGCATCCTGTTCTTGTCTATTACCTTCGGTTTCTTTCAGGACTTTTTGACCGATGCGCCCCATATATTAGAGGGGAAATTTGGGTATTGGACCAACCAACTGTTGAAAGCACAGATAGGCTCCACGGGCATTGCGGCGTTGTTGATTTTCGCTTATCTCACTGCGCTCATCATGGTTTACAACCTGGATCTGAAATGGACATGGAGCAGCAGGAGAAGTCATGAAGAGGAAGATTTTGAAGATGATGAAGATAATTTTGACAGCTTCGCCAGAAACACGGCGATGACTTCCACGCCGCAAAAACAAACGCTCGCCGCCAATAAACGTGCGCCATATACAGACGACGATAATGCAGCGGAAGAGGAAGCAGCGGTGTATATTCCACCCGTACAACAAAACAGGGTAAACGAAATTGCGAGCACCGCGCCGACAACGCTGGTTAACACACAGCATCCTATTGTAGAGGAAGAGGATGATGAAGACGACGATAGTGAAGCGTTTGAATTTACGTTAGCGCCTACCCTTCCGGAGGACAATGAAATCCCGCTTTCGGTTGATACGCCTGTTGTAGAAGCCGAGACAGCAGCGGCTGTGCCGGATGGCCCGGAATTGAGCGTAGCCAAAGTCGTAGAAGAAAAAGAAATTACTGCGAATGACTTGGTCGCCCAATTTGGCGAGTACGACCCGAAGCTGGATCTTTCCGGCTACCAATACCCGACTTTGGATCTTTTAAAAGACTATGGCACAGGCAAAATCACGATCAACCAACAAGAGTTAGAAGCCAACAAAAATCGTATCGTCGAAACGCTGCGAAATTATAATATCGAAATTGAACATATCAAAGCCACTATTGGGCCAACAGTCACGTTATATGAGATCATTCCGAAGCCGGGTGTACGTATTTCCAAAATTAAAAATCTGGAAGATGATATCGCTTTAAGTTTAGCGGCCCTCGGTATTCGTATTATAGCGCCAATGCCGGGTAAAGGAACGATCGGTATTGAAGTACCTAACAGCTCGCCAGAGATGGTGTCGATGCGTTCGGTTTTAGCTACCGAAAAATTTCAAAAAACAGACATGGATTTGCCCATTGCGTTGGGAAAAACCATATCGAATGAAGTCTACATCGCCGATCTTTCCAAAATGCCCCATTTACTTGTTGCCGGTGCAACCGGTCAAGGTAAATCTGTCGGTATCAATGCCATCCTGACCTCACTACTGTACAAAAAGCATCCTGCGGAATTAAAATTTGTGATGGTCGATCCAAAGAAAGTGGAGCTTTCATTGTTTAAAACTATTGAACGCCACTTTCTTGCGAAACTACCTAATGAAGAAGAGGCCATTATTACCGATACCAAAAAGGTTATCAATACGTTAAACTCGCTTTGTATTGAGATGGATCAACGCTACGATCTATTAAAAAATGCGCAGGTGAGAAATTTGAAGGAATACAATGTAAAATTTGTCAATCGCCGATTAAACCCTGAGGAGGGTCATCGATTCTTACCTTTTATAGTGCTTGTTGTAGATGAGTTTGCAGATTTGATGATGACGGCCGGAAAAGAAGTGGAAACGCCGATCGCACGTTTAGCTCAATTGGCGCGTGCGGTAGGTATTCACTTGGTTATTGCGACACAAAGGCCATCGGTAAACATTATTACGGGTACGATCAAAGCCAACTTCCCGGCACGTTTGGCATTTCGGGTACTTTCTAAAGTGGATTCACGTACCATTTTGGATACCGGCGGCGCCGACCAGTTAATTGGACGTGGTGATATGCTTTTGGCAACGGGAAGTGACTTAACGCGTATTCAATGTGCATTTGTCGACACGCCAGAAGTGGATAAAATCTCGGAATTTATTGGGAGCCAGCGCGGCTACCCGTCGGCATTCTTGCTGCCCGAGTATATTGATGAAAATGGCGAAGGAAGTGGCAGCCTGGATTTCGACATGAATGACCGGGACCAGCTTTTTGAAGATGCTGCGCGTCTGATTGTGATGCATCAGCAAGGCTCAACCTCGTTGATTCAACGCAAACTCAAATTAGGCTACAACAGGGCTGGACGAATCATCGATCAATTGGAAGCAGCAGGTATTGTTGGTCCTTTTGAAGGCAGTAAGGCACGCGAGGTGCTTTACCCAGATGAGTATTCGTTGGAACAATATTTGGACACCTTAAGAAAAAGAGATTAG
- a CDS encoding LolA family protein, which produces MKKNVVMLVLFLWSTVSAFAQTDPAAKKLLDQVSKKYDAYNTIQANFNFAATQAEEETYADKGTLYLNKPKNQYRILLNTQELVSDGKATYSILKEDKEVQITTAEDHASSIGPNNLFTFYKKGFKYVTADDERAGAALLNVVELTPLDSKNNYFKIKLRINKNKHIHDVLIFDKSGARYTYTIQTLYVNNPIAASNFVFNKANYPTYEIVDLR; this is translated from the coding sequence ATGAAAAAGAATGTAGTGATGTTGGTATTATTTTTATGGAGCACGGTTAGTGCCTTTGCGCAGACAGATCCTGCGGCCAAGAAATTATTGGATCAGGTTTCCAAAAAGTATGATGCGTATAACACTATACAGGCAAATTTTAATTTTGCAGCCACGCAGGCTGAAGAGGAAACCTATGCCGATAAAGGGACACTTTACTTAAACAAACCCAAAAATCAGTATCGCATCTTGCTGAATACGCAAGAACTGGTGAGCGATGGTAAAGCTACCTATAGCATATTGAAGGAAGATAAAGAAGTACAGATTACTACAGCGGAAGACCATGCGAGCAGCATCGGGCCAAACAACCTGTTCACGTTTTACAAAAAGGGGTTTAAGTACGTCACAGCCGACGATGAGCGAGCTGGAGCGGCGCTGTTAAACGTCGTCGAGTTAACTCCTCTAGACAGCAAGAACAATTATTTTAAAATCAAGCTTCGCATCAACAAGAATAAGCATATACACGATGTGCTTATTTTTGATAAGTCGGGCGCGCGCTACACCTATACCATACAAACTTTGTATGTCAATAATCCTATTGCTGCGTCAAACTTTGTATTTAATAAAGCGAATTATCCAACGTATGAAATTGTTGATTTAAGGTAG
- a CDS encoding LacI family DNA-binding transcriptional regulator gives MTRTTLKSLAKALNMSVSTVSKALNDSHEISELTKKRVKEAAAELHYQPNVLAQSLKTGKTQTIGVVLPKMTGPFESQILEGMQHAASVQNYRIVIMNSMENEELEGIALLSMLDKSVDGLLFCPIHENSNVVLAEQIIQKIPVVIFDRTDYPLDTHKVGVLNSEGTYSACKHLFDIGKKNIAIFCGTNQGITAKRLAGYQRAHQDFNIPVVDEYTVYCTVKSIPDLHLEMEGHINRLLHLPNPPEAILCVADTITTHLLGVLAKLEIKVPETLAVMGFANTDLALSLNPSLSTIRQPTKDIGEIAVTKLISLISKPNRSQTAWEDTKLPTSIQLRRSTIG, from the coding sequence ATGACCAGAACCACGCTCAAAAGCTTAGCCAAAGCCTTGAATATGTCGGTATCTACCGTTTCCAAGGCGCTTAACGACAGCCATGAGATCAGTGAGCTCACGAAGAAGCGCGTCAAGGAAGCGGCCGCAGAACTGCATTATCAACCAAATGTGCTGGCACAATCTTTAAAGACAGGCAAAACACAAACGATCGGCGTTGTCTTACCTAAAATGACAGGCCCCTTTGAATCACAAATCTTAGAAGGTATGCAGCATGCGGCAAGTGTGCAAAACTACCGAATCGTCATCATGAATTCCATGGAAAATGAGGAATTGGAAGGTATTGCCCTGCTGTCTATGCTAGATAAATCGGTGGATGGTTTGCTTTTTTGCCCGATTCATGAAAACTCCAACGTAGTGCTCGCGGAGCAGATCATACAAAAAATACCGGTTGTCATTTTTGACCGTACAGATTATCCGCTGGACACACACAAAGTGGGCGTATTAAATTCCGAAGGAACGTACAGTGCTTGCAAACATCTTTTTGATATCGGCAAAAAGAATATAGCTATCTTTTGCGGAACGAATCAAGGTATTACGGCCAAACGGTTGGCAGGCTATCAACGAGCACATCAGGATTTCAACATCCCGGTGGTAGACGAATATACCGTGTATTGCACGGTGAAAAGCATTCCTGATCTACACCTGGAAATGGAGGGGCACATCAACCGTTTATTACACCTACCTAACCCACCGGAAGCCATTCTGTGTGTGGCCGATACGATCACAACTCATCTGCTTGGTGTGTTAGCAAAATTGGAGATCAAGGTGCCAGAAACACTGGCGGTTATGGGTTTTGCAAATACCGATTTGGCGCTATCGCTAAACCCATCATTGAGTACTATCCGACAGCCGACCAAAGATATCGGCGAGATTGCCGTTACAAAATTAATCAGCTTAATAAGCAAACCAAATCGAAGCCAAACAGCGTGGGAAGATACCAAACTGCCCACCTCTATTCAGCTTCGACGATCTACGATTGGTTAA
- the uxuA gene encoding mannonate dehydratase, with amino-acid sequence MNKKYLEQAWRWYGPNDPVSLQDVKQAGATAIVTALHHIAHGEVWPVADIMERKKLIEEAGLRWTVVESVTVHEAIKTRGADVEHYLDNYRQTLTNLAFCGIKTVCYNFMPVLDWTRTQLDKLMTDGSKALYFDWIDLAIFDIYILARQDAEASYSAAILDEVKTRYASLDAKAKQALHTNVLMGIPGEKEPSLEDLRRSIAIYAAIGFDGLRENLAYFLSSIADVCEREGIKMTIHPDDPPYPILGLPRIATNLADFQYIISCVDKPFNGVCFCTGSLGAGPANDLPAIFAAVAHRVYFAHLRNVKRDALGSFYEADHLDGDVDMYAVVKALVAENQTRDLAIPFRPDHGHQMLDDLQKVTNPGYSAIGRLRGLAELRGLELGILRNVD; translated from the coding sequence ATGAATAAAAAATACTTAGAACAAGCTTGGCGTTGGTACGGACCGAACGATCCGGTTTCGCTGCAAGATGTGAAGCAGGCAGGAGCCACAGCTATTGTGACAGCATTGCACCACATTGCCCACGGCGAGGTGTGGCCGGTAGCTGATATCATGGAGCGGAAAAAGCTTATTGAAGAGGCGGGCTTACGATGGACGGTGGTAGAAAGTGTTACAGTGCACGAAGCGATAAAAACGCGTGGAGCGGATGTCGAGCATTATCTCGACAATTACCGGCAGACGCTAACAAATCTCGCTTTCTGCGGAATCAAGACCGTTTGCTATAATTTTATGCCCGTATTAGATTGGACACGCACGCAGCTGGATAAGCTGATGACAGATGGCTCAAAAGCGTTGTATTTTGATTGGATCGACCTGGCTATTTTTGATATCTATATTTTAGCGCGGCAGGATGCGGAAGCTTCCTATTCAGCAGCTATTCTTGATGAGGTAAAAACACGCTATGCCTCTTTGGATGCGAAAGCTAAACAAGCCTTACATACCAATGTTTTAATGGGTATTCCCGGCGAAAAAGAACCATCGCTGGAAGACCTGCGTCGTAGCATTGCTATCTATGCAGCGATCGGTTTTGATGGTTTACGCGAAAACTTAGCTTACTTTTTATCATCCATTGCTGATGTATGCGAACGTGAAGGTATCAAGATGACGATCCATCCGGACGATCCGCCTTACCCGATCTTGGGTTTGCCACGCATAGCAACTAATCTCGCAGACTTTCAATACATCATTTCCTGTGTTGATAAACCATTCAATGGCGTTTGCTTCTGTACGGGCTCCTTGGGCGCCGGCCCCGCTAATGACTTACCGGCTATTTTTGCTGCGGTGGCACATCGTGTTTATTTTGCACATTTGCGCAACGTTAAGCGTGATGCGTTAGGTAGTTTTTATGAGGCTGATCATCTGGATGGCGATGTAGATATGTATGCCGTAGTGAAAGCGTTGGTTGCTGAAAATCAAACACGTGACCTGGCTATTCCATTTCGACCAGATCATGGCCATCAAATGTTAGATGATTTGCAAAAAGTGACGAATCCGGGCTATTCTGCCATCGGACGCCTGCGTGGTTTAGCAGAATTGCGAGGCCTAGAGCTCGGTATTCTTCGAAATGTAGATTAA
- a CDS encoding SDR family oxidoreductase, with protein sequence MSILSKFSLKGKVIVVTGGTGVLGKAFVKALAEAGAKLCLIGRNKEKLDERVRLVETLGAEALPLIADVLDEDAIRSARDRILDKWKKIDGLVNAAGGNIPGATIGPEESIFDNKISETLKAIELNLHGTIIPTMVFGEVIARQKSGSIINISSLAASRPITRVLGYTVAKHGIDGFTKWMATELALRYSNKIRVNAIAPGVFLTEQNRTLLTNLDGSYTDRAHKFVQGTPFSRLGNPSELEGTLVYLLSEASAFVTGETIFVDGGFNSWSGV encoded by the coding sequence ATGAGTATTTTGAGTAAGTTCTCGCTAAAAGGCAAAGTTATCGTGGTCACAGGCGGCACGGGTGTCTTAGGTAAAGCATTCGTTAAAGCATTGGCCGAAGCGGGGGCAAAGTTGTGCCTCATCGGCCGTAATAAAGAAAAACTTGATGAGCGTGTACGTTTAGTAGAAACACTAGGCGCAGAAGCATTGCCGTTGATTGCTGATGTGCTTGACGAAGATGCTATCCGGTCAGCAAGAGACCGTATTTTGGATAAATGGAAGAAAATCGACGGGCTTGTCAATGCCGCTGGCGGTAATATTCCGGGCGCTACGATCGGGCCAGAAGAAAGTATATTTGACAATAAAATTAGTGAAACCTTGAAGGCAATCGAGCTCAATCTACATGGTACGATTATTCCGACAATGGTTTTCGGTGAAGTTATTGCGCGCCAAAAGTCTGGCTCGATAATCAACATTTCTTCGCTGGCAGCCAGTCGTCCGATCACACGTGTATTGGGATATACCGTCGCAAAACACGGGATAGACGGTTTTACCAAATGGATGGCTACTGAATTGGCCTTACGTTACTCCAACAAAATTCGTGTAAACGCAATTGCACCTGGTGTCTTTCTTACCGAACAAAATCGTACGTTGTTGACGAATTTGGATGGTAGTTATACTGATCGTGCGCATAAATTTGTGCAGGGAACACCCTTCTCCCGTTTAGGAAATCCTTCGGAGTTAGAGGGCACATTGGTGTATTTATTGAGCGAAGCTTCGGCCTTCGTCACGGGCGAAACGATTTTCGTTGATGGCGGGTTTAATAGCTGGTCAGGTGTTTAA
- a CDS encoding sugar kinase, whose amino-acid sequence MNRILSFGEILIRQQSLGTSFFDKKNNKLEIFPGGSEANVAASLAQMGNAVAYSSAFPKNALADEILAILQSLGIDTSKSIEYGDRLGSYILMSANGLSKGEVIYDRKYSSFSLLTAEKIDIEGLLDGVSWLHWTALTPALNPAMADLMLTLLESASAKGIKISVDLNYRSKLWQYGQEPIEIMPTLVAHCDVIMGNIWAANKMLGTHVDETLDRHTTKEAYLAAAQASATEVFEKFPRCKHLAYTFRFMDSPQHNLFYGTYHSPAAHVHSKTLETQQVIDRIGSGDAFMAGFIHALVNNMAPQQIVDTATAAGFHKLFVKGDFGDGQISWF is encoded by the coding sequence ATGAACCGTATACTATCTTTTGGCGAAATACTCATTCGGCAACAAAGTCTGGGAACCAGTTTCTTCGATAAAAAAAATAATAAATTGGAAATTTTCCCCGGGGGCTCGGAAGCTAATGTGGCGGCTTCTTTGGCACAAATGGGCAATGCCGTGGCCTACAGCAGTGCTTTTCCTAAAAATGCACTTGCGGACGAGATACTTGCGATTTTACAAAGCTTGGGCATCGATACGAGCAAATCTATCGAATATGGTGATCGTCTGGGTTCATATATCTTAATGTCAGCCAATGGACTTTCAAAAGGTGAGGTAATCTACGACCGAAAATATTCTAGTTTTAGCTTATTGACAGCAGAAAAAATCGATATCGAGGGATTGCTGGATGGCGTGAGCTGGCTACACTGGACAGCATTGACACCAGCACTTAATCCCGCCATGGCGGACCTGATGCTGACCTTGCTTGAGAGTGCGTCCGCCAAAGGGATCAAGATTTCAGTCGATCTTAATTACCGAAGCAAGCTTTGGCAATATGGCCAAGAACCGATAGAGATTATGCCGACATTGGTTGCACATTGTGATGTAATCATGGGGAATATCTGGGCAGCTAATAAAATGCTCGGAACACATGTTGACGAAACATTGGACAGGCATACGACAAAGGAAGCCTATCTTGCTGCAGCGCAAGCTTCGGCCACGGAAGTGTTTGAAAAATTTCCAAGATGCAAGCATCTGGCTTACACGTTCCGTTTCATGGACAGTCCGCAGCACAATTTATTTTACGGCACCTATCACAGCCCAGCAGCACACGTACATTCCAAAACATTGGAAACACAGCAAGTGATCGATCGGATTGGTAGCGGTGATGCTTTTATGGCTGGATTTATCCACGCCTTAGTAAATAATATGGCTCCACAGCAAATTGTGGATACGGCCACCGCTGCAGGCTTTCACAAACTTTTCGTGAAAGGGGATTTTGGGGATGGGCAAATCAGCTGGTTTTGA